The genomic DNA CGTCGATGGCGCTCTTGACCACGTCGCCGATGCTGACGATGCCCGCCAATCTGCCGTCGCTGACGACCGGCAGGTGCCGCACCCGGTGTTCGGTCATGATGTGGCGCAGACTGTCGACCCGGTCGTCGGGCGCGCAGGTCCGCACCCGGGTAGTCATGAGCGTGCCGACGGGTGTGTCCAGCAGGCCCGCGCCGTGCTCGTGGAGCCCGCGTACGACGTCGCGCTCGGAGACGATGCCCGCGATCACCCCCTCGCCGGGGGAGACGACCACCGCGCCGATATCGTGCTCGGCGAGGATGCCGAGCAGTTCGCGCACTGTCGTGGCAGGCACGACGGTGGCGACGTGGCTGCCCTTCCTACGCAGGATCTCCGCTATACGCATCTGTTCACCATCCAGACTCACGGGGTTCCAGCATCTCGCTTCCCCGTGCCGGTGACCAGCACGAAACGGCATCGGGCGCTGTCGCGCGGCGTCCCGGCGCGCCGCGGGCGAGCAGGGCGGCGGTGGCCTGGGCGATGCCCGTGGCGGTCGCCAGGTCCATGCCGGTGAGCTGGACGATCCGGCGTAGCCGGTAGTCGACGGTGTTGGGATGCACGAACAACTGCCGCGCGGTGAGCCTGCGGTTCATGTCGTTGCGCAGGTAGGCGCGCGCGGTGTCGAACAGTTCGGGATGGGCATCGAGCGGGTCGAGCAGGCCCGCCAGCTGCCGCCCCGCCGGCCCACCCCGGGTGAGCTGGTACTCCATCGCCAGGTCGGCGAGCCCGTAGAAGCCGGGGCCGCGACCGGCGATGCGCGCCAATTCGAGCAACTCGTGCGCATGTTCGGCGGCCGCGGGTACCTGCCCGGCGTCGGCGAGGACCGCGGTCGCCGACAGCGCGACTCCGGCCACGGCGGACAGTTCGGCCAGCAGTTCGGCGGTGAGTTCGCGCTCGTCGGCGCCCCGTGGCAGCAGCAGTGTTCCGCCGGTGGGCGACAGCAGCGCGAGCACCTGCGCGCCCAGGACGCTCGACACCGCCGAGTGCAGCCTGCGCAGGGCGTGCCCGGGCGCGGTCGGCGCGCTGAATCCGTCGTCGAGGTCGCCACGGTGGGCGGGGGCCGACAGCGCGACCACCTGATAGGACTTCGCGATCGGCACACCGGTGTGCCGGGCGGCGGCGGAACCGGCCCGCCCGCTCAGCAGCGCCGAGGCGAGAGCGTGCGCCGCGGCG from Nocardia higoensis includes the following:
- a CDS encoding PucR family transcriptional regulator; its protein translation is MSIAAPDLPPEPSAGSSGVAPAAVPRPGTAPRPTRMPVPLSASADRRGSPGDAGHTAAAAGPGGATGAAEVARFCRTVATQAFDVGKAPREEELARLGEAAARWARDALPLSAVLRACQESLRAALASAATRPVAEDAGKALDATELMLELLRVVTAVVCDAYVDEDQQLARERHAAAHALASALLSGRAGSAAARHTGVPIAKSYQVVALSAPAHRGDLDDGFSAPTAPGHALRRLHSAVSSVLGAQVLALLSPTGGTLLLPRGADERELTAELLAELSAVAGVALSATAVLADAGQVPAAAEHAHELLELARIAGRGPGFYGLADLAMEYQLTRGGPAGRQLAGLLDPLDAHPELFDTARAYLRNDMNRRLTARQLFVHPNTVDYRLRRIVQLTGMDLATATGIAQATAALLARGAPGRRATAPDAVSCWSPARGSEMLEPRESGW
- a CDS encoding CBS domain-containing protein, with the protein product MRIAEILRRKGSHVATVVPATTVRELLGILAEHDIGAVVVSPGEGVIAGIVSERDVVRGLHEHGAGLLDTPVGTLMTTRVRTCAPDDRVDSLRHIMTEHRVRHLPVVSDGRLAGIVSIGDVVKSAIDELATERQLLVDYVEGGY